The genomic segment AGAGCTTCTTTCTCACCTCGTTCCCGGCAAATCTCATTTTCAACATCCCAGTCACACTCTTCGATGACTTTTTTCCAGATGGATCGATCGTGAAACTCTTCCCAGGCATCGAAGCGGGCACCATTTCTGAATACTTTTTCAAGAATATCCCCGGCTCTTCTGTCTCCCCGGCTTACAATGCCTTCAATAAAGGATGAATAGGGAGAATGAAAACCAAACTTGAAGTTTTTATTCTTCAGGCCGTCTTTCAGAGTCATGATTTCTTTCATCCCCTCCTGATCATTCATCTGACGAACCCTCTCATAGGGAGTATGGGGCTTGGGAATAAAAACTCCTGCATTGACATTGAATTTCATACCCGATTCAAACTGAAGCTCCTGAAGGAACTCTACAATGGCTTCGCTCTCCGATTTTTCGCCACATTCCACAGGCAGGCCGAGCATAAAATAAAACTTTGCCAGTTTCCATCCCTTCTTCTTGGCTTCTTTCAGGAGTTCCAGGATTTTGTCACGTGAAACATCCTTATTCAGGCCTTTCTGTCCTGCCGAATCAGGTGTTTCTACAGCAAAAGTAAGACCGCTCCTTCGTACCGTTGACAGTTCTGTAAGCAGATTCAGATTGAGGGAGTTCACTCTGAGTGAGGGCAGCTGGAAGGAAATATGCCTGGAGTGATATACCTTGTTGAGGTGTTCCACCAGAGGAAGCAGGCCCTTGTAATCACCTGAGGATAGAGAGGAAAGAGTTATATTTCTGAATCCGCAGCTTGAGACAAGGTGTTCGGCTTCTTCCAGGATATAGGAAACATCCTTTTGTCTAAAAGGTCTGTAGAAATATCCGGCATGACAGAAACGGCAGCCATTGGGACAACCCCTCATGATCTCAATAACCCCGTGCTCCTGCACCGTTGTCAGAGAGGCAATAGGAAGATTACTTCTGACCGCAATACTTTTCCCAAAATCGCTATAGATGGCCCGTAGGGTCTTCGTTTCCTTACCAGGCCACCAATAGGCCGGGTCTTGTCTCAGGATCTCTGACAGAGCTTCTTTGCCACCAGAACGGGCTTTGACCAGTGAGGCCGCATATTCATTGATAAAAACCTCACCTTCTCCAATATAGACATAGTCTACAAAGTCGCTGAAGGCTTCAGGATTTGTCGCTGCGGGTCCACCGGCAACGATAAGAGGATCACCAGGCCCTCGATCTTTTCTTCTCAGTGGGATGTGTCCCAGATCGAGTATATTGAGTAGATTGGTCAGAGTCAGTTCATATCCGATGGAGAATGCCAGAATATCCAGCTGATTCAGGGGAATTCCAGATTCCAGGGTAAAAAGAGGCAGTTCTTTCTTTCTCAGAACCTCTTCGAAATCCTGAGCCGGTGCAAAAACTCTTTCACACTGTATTCCTTTCACGGCATTGTAACGGTTGTAAAGGATTCTGATGGCTTGATTGGACATCCCTATCTCATACATGTCTGGAAAGGATATCGCCATTTTCAGAGGTTCATCTTTCTTGTAGATACACCCTAATTCACCACCCGTGTATCGGGCTGGCTTACTCACCCGAAGAAGTTCCCGGGAAAGTTCTTTATGTACTGTGATATTTGTCATTAATTTGCGTTTTTATATCGTCTGTGATACACACTTAAAAGGATGCCTATCCCGAAAAGAATGGTCCACAGCGATGATCCTCCATAGGATAGAAAGACAAGAGGAATGCCTGTTATGGGCATGATTCCTATAGCCATTCCGATGTTTATCATGAAGTGAAAGAATATCATTCCTACCATCCCGGATGCAATCAGGGAACCAAAGAGATCCCGTGATTTCAGGATAATATTGATGCATCTCCAAAATATTATAGAAAAGAGAATGATTATAAGGAGATTCCCCATAAAACCAATCTCTTCGGAGATAATTGAGAAAATAAAGTCTGTGCTTTGTTCAGGAAGATAGCGGTAGTGAGATTGTGTTCCCTGGAGGTAGCCCTTACCGAAGGCTCCCCCCGATCCTACAGCCGTAACCGATTGTATTATGTTCCAACCCGATCCTCTGGGATCAACCTGAGGATCAAGAAATACAATAAGCCGCATGACCTGATACTCTTTTAAGACCTTCCTGGCAAAAAAAGAGAGAACATAGGATATTCCTGTGACTGTCAGCAGGGATGAGAGCATATAAAAGTATCCCTTTCTGGTAAATCGATAGCCTACCATTGAGATGACCGCTATGGCCGCCACAGTCAGGCTGATGACAGTCATCACTTTTTGATCCGTAAAGAAAATGATTGAGTTACTGCCCGACTTGGATATGAACATGGTGTAATAAGGAAACATTGAAAAAAGAATGGTGAGAAGTCCCGTGGAAATCAAAAAAACAAGATAACGGCTTTTCCCACCGGCCATATACATGATGACAATAAAAATAGGTATAAAAACCATGGCCGTACCCAGATCCGGTTGGATCAGCACCAGTCCCATGGGAATGGCGATAATGAGGAGGGAAATGATAAATGTTTTCAATGATTGGATTGAATTACGGTTATTTTCAAGATAGCTGCTCAGGAACAATATGGTTGTCAATTTAGATATTTCTGAGGGCTGAATTCCAAGAGAACCAATTCCAATCCAGGATCTTGAGCCGTTGACGACCTGTCCAAAAGAGGCAGTCAAAAGGAGAAGAAATAAAACAATCAGGTAGAGCCAGGGAGAAAGAACCTTAAAGGTCTTATAATCCACAAAGGAAACTATCAATAACAACATGTCTCCGCTGATGACCCAGACTATCTGTTTCATATACTCACTGCTCACAACAATACCATTTGAATTGACACCACTGGAGTAGATAAAGAAAATCCCTATAACCATCAGAAGTTGAACAGAAATAAATAGAAAAAAATCAAATCCAAAGATGGAAGAGAAATTGAACTTAACCTTCAATTTGATCCTCCAGTTGGATATCTCTCGTGTACCACACTCCCCTTGATTTCATATATCTGATAGTTTCCTCATAATTCATTTTGCCGTAAATGCCCTGATAAATGATGTCTGCCGCCTTGGGAGCCCACCACTCCCACTCATTGGATGCTTCAATCATGGTGATAACCACTAATTTTTCATTCTTGTTGTCTTCCGTCCATGGCCCGTAGGAGGCAAACCAGGAGTGCCAGTTCTCTTTCAGTCCTACTTCTCCGGTACCGGTTTTTCCGGCTACTTTGACCTTATCGTTGAGAATAACAACTTCTGCCGTTCCCTCAGTGATGACCTTGCGTAAATAATTTCTCATTTTATATAGGTTTTCCTGGCTCAAATTCGTCTTTCTCAAGACTTCCGGTGTTATTTCCTCAACAATAGAGCGGTTGGATGTGTTTACAACCTGTTTTAAAAGATGAGGTCTGTAAATCTCACCATCATTAGCAATAGCCGCGACGACATTGGCGAGCTGCAGGGGAGTCACAGCCACAAATCCCTGTCCAATGGAGGCATTGAGAGTATCCCCTCCCGTCCAGGAGCTGTTATAGCTCTGTTCTTTCCAGGCAGGAGAGGGAACATTTCCTGCCACTTCTCCCTGCAGGTCGATTCCTGTCACTGCCCCCAGTCCGAAGGAGAGAGCGTACTCGGAAATTTTTTCAATCCCCAGGTTTTCAACACCCATGGTTCCGAAATAAATATTGCAGGATTCAGCCAGAGCTTCTCCCAGGTTGAGCTTTCCATGACCTGTCTTCTTCCAGCACAAAAATGTCCTGTTTCCCAGCTCCATGCTGCCTGTACAGTCTACCAGTCTATTTTCACTGACGGTACCCTCTTCGAGTAGAGCTGAAGCCATGAGTATTTTAAAGGTGGATGCAGGTGCATAGGAGGACTGAATCGCCCTGTTCAGGAAGGGAAAATCCGAATTCAGTGACAGGGCGCCGAAGCTTTCTGGTCCGGGCTGATTGAAGAGATTCGGATTAAAACCGGGATAGGAAACCAGGGCCAGAACTTCCCCATTTTTCGGGTTTAAAACAACAACAGATCCTTTTCGTAGACCCAAAGCTTTCTCAGCCAACTCCTGAATATGCCTGTCAATTGTGAGAACCAGATCATATCCGTTTTCGGGGGCTTGAATATTGCCCTCCTTATTCATCTGCTGTCCCTTGACATCTACGGTGTTAAAAATCTTCCCATTCTTTCCTCTCAGAATATGATCATATTGTTTTTCAATGCCGTTTTTTCCTAGAACAGAACTGGAGACATAGCCCCGATTGTACAGTACCTGCAGTTCTTCGTTGGTAATATTGCCAACGTATCCCAGGACATGAGCAATGGAGCCGGTTATATTATAAAATCTTTTAGGCTTGCTGCTCCATGTTATACCGGGGAATTGTTCAATATTCTCGGCAATTTCAGTAATCATTTCATAGGAAACACCATCGGCAATTTCGATGGGGATGTAGGAAGAGAAACGGTTATCAAGGAATTCTTTCTGTAGTTCATCCAGGGATATATTCAAAATTTTCGAAAGAACTTCAAGCATGGCGGGAAATGTAGTCTCATCTCCATCGGCGGAAATAAAATTGACTGCAAAGGAGTCCACGTTCATGGCTAGAGGAACATCCATATACCTGTCAAAAATACGGCCTCTCTGAGCCGGTATGATATTGGATCGCTGAGAGACAGCCTTGGCTTTCCGTTCGTAGATGAGGTTGTCTACAATCTGGAGGTTGAAGAGCTTGTAAATATAAAAGAACACAATAATCACAAAGAAAGAGCAGAGGACTAGAATTCTGGTTCTATTGATTTTATCTCTGGAATTCATGAATTAAAGGGTTTTCCTTTCTTTAAGGATTAAATCAAAGAAAATCTTAATAAGCTGAAACAAAAACGGGGCTAACAGGGCGTTCATCAGCAGCTCAAATCCGAAGGATGTTGTTATGAAAATCTTTCCAGAATATTCAACATTGAAAGTTTGCAGTATCAACCAGGATAAAGCCCCCTTGAGCAATGTCATCAATGAAACAGACAGAATAGGAAATAAAACAGGATCCATAATGAGTCTGTCATGAAAAAGACCGGTTAAAAATCCAATGATGGTCCTGATCAGACTATTGAATCCCAAGGGAGAAAGACTCAGGAAATCTTCCATCAATCCCGTGGCGAAACCGGTCATCTGTCCGCTTACACTTCCATAACGGATAGAGATATATACAAGAATAATCAGTGTTATGTCCGGAGTTCCCAGGCTCAATGTTATATATCTTGAAAGAGTCGTTTTGATCAGAATTGAAAAGATCATCAGCCCCAGTATGGTAAGTGATTTTTTCATTCGTTCTGCTCCGGTTTTCCCGTCAGGATAAATACAAACTCCAGATTACCGAAATCAATGGTTGGAGACACCTCAATCTCAAGAGATGTATCGTACTCTCTCGATGTAATGCTTTCAACTTTTCCGATATATATTCCTCCGGGATAAAGTGACTGCATTCCTGATGTGATCACCATATCGTTTACATTGATCTGTGCAAGAGCTGTCTTTTTTACATAATCCATAATCAGATGATTTTCTGTATCCCCCAATCCACTGATCAATCCTTCATACCTTGAATACTGAAAACGTGAGGCTACATAGCTGGTACTGTTATATAGGGGGATAACCTGAGACGAATTAAACCCTGTTTGAATAACCTTCCCCACAAGGCCGATGACACCGTTTTGATAGGCTGTTACCGGCATATTCTTGCTGATGCCGTCCAGGCTGCCCTTGTCTATGATAAAGGATGAAAAAAGATTAACCGGATCCTTGCCGATAATTTTGGCCGGTATATGAGCCAGATCCAAGGACTTGGAAAATCCTAACTGCTCTCGTAATAGCGCGTTTTCCTGAATAATTTCCTCAAAATTTCTATTCATTTCCTGAAATTCATTCAGTTTAGCCAGTGTCTGATCGTACTGATCTTTGAGATGTTTCAGTTCATTAATCGAATTCACCGTATCTGTCACCCAGGTAATCGTTCCATGAATACCCTGCTGAAACAATGATAAAACACTCATTCCCACAGATTTGGGTGAAAGCAACATCATATTTGTTGAAAATATGAGAATTAGTATATTAAGAGCTATAAGTATCAGAAAGGACGGGACTCCCCAGAATCGATTGCTTCGCTGATTTATTGCCATTTATGATCGCTTTTAAGAGTTCAAATTATCATAAATACTGCGATTGCTGTTTGCCCCTTTGGCATAATCAAAGTACATTCCTGCACCTAAAGCAACACAAAGGAGGGGATTTTCAGCCAGAATAACAGGAACACCCGTTTCCTTGGACAGCAGTTTCGGCAATCCCTTAAGAGCAGATCCACCGCCGGTCATGACGATTCCTCTCTCAACGATATCCGCTGCAAGCTCGGGAGGAGTCTGGCCCAAAGTTCTCTTCACCTCTTCTACAATGGCATTGATTGGTTCCTGAAGGGCTTCTCTGACCTCTACTGAATCAATTTCAAGACGCCTTGGAAGGCCGGTGATTGCATCTGTTCCTTTAATCTCCATCTTTTCAATCTTATTATCCGGAGAAGCATTTCCAATGCTGATTTTTAATTTTTCAGCAGTCTGCTCCCCGATAATCAGATTGTGTACAGTTCGGACATGCTTGATTATGGCAATATCAAAGCCATCTCCCCCCAGTCTGATGGCATTGGAGACAACCATACCACCGAGAGAAATGACAGAAATTTCTGTTGTTCCGCCACCAATATCAACAACCATATGTCCTGCCGGCTCAAAGATTGGTATATTAGCACCAATGGCTGCAGCCAGTGATTCTTCGATTATTTTGACTTCTCTCGCCCCTGCTTTGAAGGCGCTCTCTTCCACGGCTCTTCGTTCCACCTCTGTAATACAGGAGGGTACACCAATAACCATTCTCGGTTTGATAATCCATCTTTTAGGAAGAACCTTTGCAATGAAATACCGAAGCATTTTTTCTGTAGTTTCAAGGTCGGCAATGACACCGTCCCTTAAGGGTCGGATGGCAATGATGTCTCCAGGTGTCTTCCAGAGCATTGCCTTGGCTTCAGTCCCCACGGCAACAACTTTTTTTGTTCCCCGCTCTACAGCCACGACTGAAGGCTCGCTGCAGACAATTCCTTTTCCCCTGACATATATTAGAGTGTTGCAGGTTCCCAGATCAATACCGATATCAGTTGAGAATCCGTCGAATAGTTTCTTTGATCGAGCCATAATTCCTCCCAGGAATACTTAACAAAGTTATTTTTAGATAATGTATGTTCATACTTTATCAGTTATATAGTCTAAGCCGTGCACCCCGGTGCTCCGGATCAATCCTTAAGGTCTGGTGCCAATAGGACCGTGCCGATTGATTTTCCTGGTTGAGAAAATTTATCTCACCCAGTAGAAAATAGGCCTCTGCCACGGTCGGGTCTAAATCTGTAAGAGTTATAAATGTCTCTTCGGCCCTCTTCAGATTTTTTATATCATAATAAAGTTTTCCCAGATGAAAAAGCCCTTTTTTTCTTAAAGATTCATCACTTGTCTCTTCAATGAGGATTTTATAGTATTCAGCGGCTTTATCATATTCCCCGAATTTGAAAGAATCTTCAGCAATTTTAAGATAAAGCCTGTCTGATTGGAATTTTTTCAGGGCAGTTTCATAAGATTGTATGCTCTTTTCATAATCATCAAGGTATGAATAGGCTTCTCCCAAAAACTCATAACTGTCCTGGTTTTCATACCCTTCATCCATAGCTTTCTGCAGGTATTTGATGGAAAGATCGGCATAATATTTCCCTTTATAGAGGTATGATTTACCCAGAATATAATAAACCAATTCAATTTGAGGGATATCCTTAAGGATCAAAGCTTTTCTAAGGTCCAGAATTGCTTGATTCAGATAGACATTGACTTCATCAACCGATATCTGTGAGATGGCTTTATGATAGCCGGCAAACCCGGAAAATATCAGATTGTATGGGTCCATGGGATTAATTTCCAGGCTGGTCCCGGTCAGTTCGAGAATGGAATCATAATCTTGTAAATTCCATAAACGGATCAAGTTTAAATCTGTCGGCTGGGCCTTGAGTTGCCTATTGAAGAAAATTGAGCCTCGGAATATACCCCAGACAGCCATGCACAGAAGCATCACTGTCAAGATAAGGGGTAGAATAATTCCTTTTCGGGATGGATGACTCTTTTTAAACACTCTTGCCCCATAAAAGATTTCTCCACCATAAAGGCAGGAATTCTAAATCCGATAATGTCATTGCACCATAAGCAATTTTTAAGTCTTATCACGGGGAACTCCCGGAAGTCAGTTTGGAATCCAACTCTGGATAGAAAAAAACAGATCGGTAAGCCGGGTTCTGTCTTAGGACTGCCATCTATCTTATTTCCGGGTTACCCCGGAACTCTAGCAATCTA from the Oceanispirochaeta sp. genome contains:
- the rodA gene encoding rod shape-determining protein RodA; translated protein: MKVKFNFSSIFGFDFFLFISVQLLMVIGIFFIYSSGVNSNGIVVSSEYMKQIVWVISGDMLLLIVSFVDYKTFKVLSPWLYLIVLFLLLLTASFGQVVNGSRSWIGIGSLGIQPSEISKLTTILFLSSYLENNRNSIQSLKTFIISLLIIAIPMGLVLIQPDLGTAMVFIPIFIVIMYMAGGKSRYLVFLISTGLLTILFSMFPYYTMFISKSGSNSIIFFTDQKVMTVISLTVAAIAVISMVGYRFTRKGYFYMLSSLLTVTGISYVLSFFARKVLKEYQVMRLIVFLDPQVDPRGSGWNIIQSVTAVGSGGAFGKGYLQGTQSHYRYLPEQSTDFIFSIISEEIGFMGNLLIIILFSIIFWRCINIILKSRDLFGSLIASGMVGMIFFHFMINIGMAIGIMPITGIPLVFLSYGGSSLWTILFGIGILLSVYHRRYKNAN
- a CDS encoding TIGR03936 family radical SAM-associated protein, whose product is MSNQAIRILYNRYNAVKGIQCERVFAPAQDFEEVLRKKELPLFTLESGIPLNQLDILAFSIGYELTLTNLLNILDLGHIPLRRKDRGPGDPLIVAGGPAATNPEAFSDFVDYVYIGEGEVFINEYAASLVKARSGGKEALSEILRQDPAYWWPGKETKTLRAIYSDFGKSIAVRSNLPIASLTTVQEHGVIEIMRGCPNGCRFCHAGYFYRPFRQKDVSYILEEAEHLVSSCGFRNITLSSLSSGDYKGLLPLVEHLNKVYHSRHISFQLPSLRVNSLNLNLLTELSTVRRSGLTFAVETPDSAGQKGLNKDVSRDKILELLKEAKKKGWKLAKFYFMLGLPVECGEKSESEAIVEFLQELQFESGMKFNVNAGVFIPKPHTPYERVRQMNDQEGMKEIMTLKDGLKNKNFKFGFHSPYSSFIEGIVSRGDRRAGDILEKVFRNGARFDAWEEFHDRSIWKKVIEECDWDVENEICRERGEKEALPWDSISLRVSRSYLSGENCKSADSEMTEPCEEDCQRNCGVCNKEISVKYPEDHIFPDLPPIDKTEDVETHNLGEDSVKVVFGFSKKDQAIYLGHLDTLHVFERAFQCSGINLSFTKGFNPKPKIEFAHPLSLGIQGDQEIMGVEMPVRPDMSDELLMSRVNEYLPAGFTVNELKFYPLQKDKHRKKKTLMGSYAGSEYILTPLSEGRTTDLINDTMIQFYQDKAEEMGVNDDYTFTITGKSLHVQARFHNKKMNNIVKFLKEIREAEP
- a CDS encoding tetratricopeptide repeat protein, encoding MFKKSHPSRKGIILPLILTVMLLCMAVWGIFRGSIFFNRQLKAQPTDLNLIRLWNLQDYDSILELTGTSLEINPMDPYNLIFSGFAGYHKAISQISVDEVNVYLNQAILDLRKALILKDIPQIELVYYILGKSYLYKGKYYADLSIKYLQKAMDEGYENQDSYEFLGEAYSYLDDYEKSIQSYETALKKFQSDRLYLKIAEDSFKFGEYDKAAEYYKILIEETSDESLRKKGLFHLGKLYYDIKNLKRAEETFITLTDLDPTVAEAYFLLGEINFLNQENQSARSYWHQTLRIDPEHRGARLRLYN
- the mreD gene encoding rod shape-determining protein MreD — encoded protein: MKKSLTILGLMIFSILIKTTLSRYITLSLGTPDITLIILVYISIRYGSVSGQMTGFATGLMEDFLSLSPLGFNSLIRTIIGFLTGLFHDRLIMDPVLFPILSVSLMTLLKGALSWLILQTFNVEYSGKIFITTSFGFELLMNALLAPFLFQLIKIFFDLILKERKTL
- the mrdA gene encoding penicillin-binding protein 2 — protein: MNSRDKINRTRILVLCSFFVIIVFFYIYKLFNLQIVDNLIYERKAKAVSQRSNIIPAQRGRIFDRYMDVPLAMNVDSFAVNFISADGDETTFPAMLEVLSKILNISLDELQKEFLDNRFSSYIPIEIADGVSYEMITEIAENIEQFPGITWSSKPKRFYNITGSIAHVLGYVGNITNEELQVLYNRGYVSSSVLGKNGIEKQYDHILRGKNGKIFNTVDVKGQQMNKEGNIQAPENGYDLVLTIDRHIQELAEKALGLRKGSVVVLNPKNGEVLALVSYPGFNPNLFNQPGPESFGALSLNSDFPFLNRAIQSSYAPASTFKILMASALLEEGTVSENRLVDCTGSMELGNRTFLCWKKTGHGKLNLGEALAESCNIYFGTMGVENLGIEKISEYALSFGLGAVTGIDLQGEVAGNVPSPAWKEQSYNSSWTGGDTLNASIGQGFVAVTPLQLANVVAAIANDGEIYRPHLLKQVVNTSNRSIVEEITPEVLRKTNLSQENLYKMRNYLRKVITEGTAEVVILNDKVKVAGKTGTGEVGLKENWHSWFASYGPWTEDNKNEKLVVITMIEASNEWEWWAPKAADIIYQGIYGKMNYEETIRYMKSRGVWYTRDIQLEDQIEG
- the mreC gene encoding rod shape-determining protein MreC; this encodes MAINQRSNRFWGVPSFLILIALNILILIFSTNMMLLSPKSVGMSVLSLFQQGIHGTITWVTDTVNSINELKHLKDQYDQTLAKLNEFQEMNRNFEEIIQENALLREQLGFSKSLDLAHIPAKIIGKDPVNLFSSFIIDKGSLDGISKNMPVTAYQNGVIGLVGKVIQTGFNSSQVIPLYNSTSYVASRFQYSRYEGLISGLGDTENHLIMDYVKKTALAQINVNDMVITSGMQSLYPGGIYIGKVESITSREYDTSLEIEVSPTIDFGNLEFVFILTGKPEQNE
- a CDS encoding rod shape-determining protein produces the protein MARSKKLFDGFSTDIGIDLGTCNTLIYVRGKGIVCSEPSVVAVERGTKKVVAVGTEAKAMLWKTPGDIIAIRPLRDGVIADLETTEKMLRYFIAKVLPKRWIIKPRMVIGVPSCITEVERRAVEESAFKAGAREVKIIEESLAAAIGANIPIFEPAGHMVVDIGGGTTEISVISLGGMVVSNAIRLGGDGFDIAIIKHVRTVHNLIIGEQTAEKLKISIGNASPDNKIEKMEIKGTDAITGLPRRLEIDSVEVREALQEPINAIVEEVKRTLGQTPPELAADIVERGIVMTGGGSALKGLPKLLSKETGVPVILAENPLLCVALGAGMYFDYAKGANSNRSIYDNLNS